The sequence below is a genomic window from Bos javanicus breed banteng chromosome 21, ARS-OSU_banteng_1.0, whole genome shotgun sequence.
TTGTTACAGTCACAAGATGGGCACAGAGTTGCTCGGATGGGTGGGGTGAGGAGATAGGGCcactgtctctgtctccctcctgtcTCATCCACTCCTATTAATATGCCATTCACAGCTGAAAGAGGGGATCTAGACATTCCCTACCAACATTAATTACCTCCAGGGCATCAGGAAATGAAATTATCTAGTAATTAGCTCTCTGCTAATAAGCAACTTAAGGCAGAGCATAATAACCTTGGGGGTAAACAGAGTGGGAGCAGCCAAACACGTAACGCTTCCCCATCATTAATACCTATCACTAGTTCTAAAATAAGATTTTTGGACAAAATAGAAGTCCACCCAATGAAAAAACCATGGGCAAGCGTGTGAATAgatatttcacaaaagaagatatccAAATGGCccataagcatatgaaaaggagACCCATTCATTACTCAACCAGGACATGCTAATTAAAACATCAAGTGATGCCACTTCACCCCGCTGGCGAGGAGAGGCGGCAGCTGGGGACTCGCAAACGTCGCCAGTGGGTGTGTCAATCGGCTTAAACATTTTGGAAACCTGACAGTATCCACTTAAGTGGAAAATACATCTCTGCAGTGAGCCAGCAGTGCCGTCCTTAGGTGTGTATCCAGGAGAAACGAACGTATGTATTCACCCAAAGATATGTATAAGAACATTTAGAGCcgctttattcacaatagccccaaCCTGGAAACACCCAACAATTGTAGATGGAATTAATAAACAGAAGGCGGTGTTGTCTTATTGCAGAATACTACACAGCAGTAACAAGCCCAAAGGATGAACCTCAGACGTTTTGTACATTTTGTTGAAAGAAATAAGTCAAATATGAAAGAGGTTATGCAATGCTACTTATATGAATTTCAAGAGTAAGTAAaatcagggacttgcctggtagtccagtgactaagagtccactctcccaatgcagggggcccaggttcaatccttggtcagggaactagatcctgtatgccacaactaaaagctAGTGCAGCCaataagttttaaaacattttctaaagaatAGGTAAAATTAATGGAAAAGAGGCCAGGCTCAGCGGCTACtaaggagggagggagtggggtaCTGACTGCGAGGGGCACGAGGGAGCTTTCTGGGCACTGGAAATGTTCTATGTCTTTATCTAGATCATGGTTCCACGAGTGTACACATAATGTAATAATTCACTGAACTGTATGCACACTTAAGACACGTGTACCTTATGTAAATTACACCTACAGGGGGATAGGGGGACACAATCAGTCAAGTTTAAAACGTCAGCTCAGCTAATCAATACTAATTGTAGGTCATCTGGTCTCATTCCCTCTTCCAGCCTACCTCCTAATCCATTCTCTCTTGGCATTAGGAGTTCCTATGGCCTAAACGGCTGGCAGCCCAGGAGCTAAATGCAAGGCACTACATACAACCtttatcatcccattttacagaagacaaGACAGGCTCACACAAGTGAGGCAACACATCCAGGGATATGTAACTGGTACATGGAAGAGCAGGTCTGAAAACAGCTCACTGATGCCAGTGAGTTAAGTCTAATTCCTTAACCCCACCCTAAGCCTTGTCCACAAAGaaccaataaatgtttgttgaatgagtgaatgctaATGTAATAACAGACACAGCCTTACCTCTTTGGCTTCATTTTGTGCTTTCATATTTTCAGCAATATACTTGACACTTTGGATAGCTTCTTTGATTTCCGGTGACAGAGCAGAGAGGGACAGCACAGCGTCAACAGACTCAGAACTGGAGCTTCTCGTGAGGTTGGCACTGAAATTGGAGATTTTTGCCCTGCGATGGTGGCAGTAGCCGCACAGCCCGTCCTGGCAGGGGTAGCCTTCCTTGCAGACCTTGGACTCTATGCGGCTGAAGCAATTCAGGTTTGAGAGCTCAGCGCTATAGAAGGGTCTTGGCCTCTGAGTGTTGCCCTCGTTGCTTGCTGGCCTGGTCATGAACATGACCCTGGGAAGCAAGTTCAAGAATATGGTCTTCACCCATGCGGGCATCGTGTGGGTGGTCGGGGTCCTGTAGTGCACGTTGAGCACGAAGACGGTGATGACGATGGACAAGGTTACAAAGATCATGGTGAAGAGCAGGTACTCGCCGATCAGGGGAATCACCAGTGAGGTGGACGGGATGGTCTCGGTGATCACCAGGAGAAACACGGTCAAGGAGAGGAGCACCGAGATGCAGAGGGTCACCTTCTCACCGCAGTCGGAAGGCAGGTAGAAGACGAGCACAGTCAggaaggagatgagcaggcaggggaTGATGAGGTTGATGGTGTAGAACAGGGGCAGGCGCCGGATGTAGAGCGAGTAGGTGATGTCCGGGTAGATCTCCTCGCAGCAGTTGTACTTGATGTCGTGCTTGTAGCCAGGGGCTTTGATGATGGCCCACTCGCCGCTCTCCCAGTAGTCCTTGAGGTTCATGGAGGAGCCGATCAGGACCAGGTCGATTTTTGCCTTGTCGTAGGACCAGGAACCGAACTTCATGGTGCAGTTCTGGTAATCAAACGGGAAGTAGGTCACGTCGATTTTGCATGAGCTCTTAAAGATGGCTGGGGGGATCCAAGTCACTTCCCCCGTGTACTTGAGTAAAGCTTTGGTCTTGTCGTCCACTTGGAAATCCCCAACAGCACTGTGAAAACAAACGGGAGGTGTGTGGCACACATGTGGTCATCTAGTCCAGCCTCTCACACTGCCAGCTGGTAAACAGCAAGTGGCGACTTGTAAAACTGCAGAATGTAAGTGTTCAAAGGGCTATAAAAAGTCTCCCAGGCCACCATTCCATTTACCAATGGGGATACTGAGGCCCAGGACCCCCCACCCACAGACAGTCTGACACACTCATCATCATTCTCCCCAACCCAGGCCATGTCACTGGTTCATTCCACACCATACAACTCCCTACTTGAAACTTAtcgagtgtgtgcatgctcagtcgcttcagttgtgttcgactctgcaaccctgtgcactgtagcccgccaggctcttctgtccatggaattctccgggcaagaatactggagtgggttgccattccctcctcttggagatcttcccgacccagggatccaacccacatctcgtgcatcacaggtggattctttacccactgagccacctgggaagccctgatatttACTGAGATACTCCAAATGCGAGGGAGTTTTCTCctttaattaataaaagaaattaatgaacGTGGCCGTTTGGAGGCAGGTGTTCAGGTCCCTATAGTTTAGTCCTTGTAATGCcgcctccttctgtcctcaattgGGTGTGCAATATGTGTACACCCATGCATGCAGAGCACACCCTGGACCTCCAAGGGCTGTGGAGTCCACCGTGGGCACCCACTCCCATTAAACTGAGCCCTGTTAGATGGGTCTATTACCAGGCCCTGTCTCTGGATTCTGGTTCTCCGGTTCACCACACTCCCCCATTCTTCCCTGCACTGTTCTAGAAAGAATAATCACATTTTCTGATTCCTTGTCTTTTAAACCCAGCACAGCAGGTTCCTTTGCCTTCTGTGTCCCTATCCTTCCCCATTTCTCCCCCACGCTCCTTCTCCCTTAGCTACATCCACCCTGACTTCCTCTCTAGGCAGAGATATATATTATTCTTAGAGTTGGCTTGCTGGCATTTATCAGCTGGCTTGTGCAGTGGAAGATTTGCTGTCGACCAACTCAATACCCTGTCCAGTCTCGCATCTGAGAGTGAAGCCAGCCAGTCCTCAAAACAATGGCTTTGCCCAGTGAAGGCTCTTGATGTTTCCCTGGGTCAGCCAGCCTTTGACTGGTTTCTTAGAGTTGTGCATTTGAAGGCGTGCATGTCCTTCTAAAGGCAACAACTACCATACCAATTTGCCCAAaaagctggggggaaaaaaaagacaaacctaAACATTTAGAGATATCCTGTCCGGTTGTTATTGGATACCATTGTGTGAAGACAGAAGGGAAGTGTCTGCGGCCTGTCTCCTTGCTGGTCTCTggccctcccaccctcccatgtTCTGTTGAGCAGGACAGTCATTACATGTGGAACTTGATGTCAAACCCATTAAGCCCTTTACTCCAGCTGGACTGTCCCAAAGGTGCCCTGCGTTTATATGTTCTCAGCCCCACTTTATCATACTGGGCCCTCGATTCCCCAGAAGATGATTCCTGACCccaggaagaaaggaggaggggTATGAGAAGTGGGGGGGTAGGGACCCACGCAATCCCAAGTGGACTTGACCACGTGGGGCAGGGAGGAGCTCTGGGAGGCTGGCCTACACTCCATGGAGGGCTGAAAGGACCCCTGGGAAGGCAGAAGCCTCCGGAACAACTTTCCTTAAGGCATCCTGGATCAACAAAATGGACCTTCAGAGCCCAGGCACTAGTCCAAGAGTTGGCAAGCTATGGCCCACTGGCTTGGCCCCTATTTCtgtgaataaatttttattggtgcacacacccatacacattTGTGGCCTATTGTCTGCAAATATTAAGTGACAAGGACAGGGCTATATCGCCATGACAGAGGCTGTAAGGCCTCCAAAGCCTAAAATACTACCTGGTCTTTCAGAGAAAATCTTGATGATCCCTGCTCCGGTCTAAGCCCCTCATTTCCTTGAAAAGGAAACGGAAGGTCAGAGAGCAGGACTGCTTGctcagggtcccacagagttTGTGGCAGAGCCTTGAACGCTCGGAACTTGAGTCTGGCCTTTTGGACACACACTTGAGGACTCACTGCCCACATCACCAGCAGAACTAGGTTACGTGGAACCCTATGAAGCTCAGATGTGAGAGTGTGGGGTCAAACACCGCCACCAGTGGTTCCTGCATGGGCTGCATGTGAACTCATgattgtggcgtgtgggatctagttccctgaccagggatcgaactcaggccccctgcattgggactgcagagtctcagccactggaccaccagggaagtccctacacagAGCATTTTAATGCTTCAAGGGGACTACTGGAGGAGGGAACTCCCAAGCGGGTGACACAGAGTTGCGCTCTTACCCACAAAGGCTGTAAACAAAGACAGCAAAGACGGATAGATTGGACCCCTTATTAACATACtgtaagaaaaatatgaaaagtaattGAATAACATGCAAGCACACAAAAATACAGCCACAGAACAGATGAAACGGATAACCTGACATTACAAATTAACCTATAAAAGCAACCTTTAGAGACTTTGAAAGAGCAGCGTAAATTAGAGACAGAAAAGGTAAGAATCTGGGTAAGCGACAGGAGTTCAATAAAGAACAGATGAAACGcaggaaagaataggaaaaaagaaattttaaaaatcatttcagaaataaagaCTAAAACATAACAACAAGCAGACACCATGGACAGTGTAGTGattgaaacaaaaagagaaaggagaaaaatgtaaatcaaaaagagataaaagaatttgagaaaaaataaCAGAGAATATAGGTAAAGAAGTTGTAATTTATGTGAAAAAGGAGTTCCTGGAGAGATAAAGCAATAGaacaaaacaatcttaaaaactCTAATTCATAAAAAATTTACTGGAATAAAAGAAGTCTTATTATGTATATGATACAGAGTGAAACAACTAGATTTTAAAGGTAAATGAAAAATATCTTTGGGTTACTCAAGAAAAAGCTGGGTATGCATCCCAGCTGACTATGCATCCTAATGTTTCAGGATAGCCCTGGTTTATTTCTGTGGTCCAGGCACACTTATTAATAGAGTCCCTTTTCTCTCCCCAAAGTCACCAGAttatacaagaaaaagaaaattagattgGCAATCGTTTTTGACAGCAATACTTCATACTAGAACATGAGTCAgcatttttaagattttcatgGAAGGAAAATGTGAACCAAGGATTTTATATcagcaaaatgacaaaaatattacCTAAAAAGGGTACTGTGAGTTCTGAACGTGTGAGAACTTAGGGTATATGGTGTCCATGAACAATTTCTGAGGATTCTACTAGAGAACgaacttcagaaaacaaaaaaccatagAAGAAACTGGCATAAGAAGGTAAAAGGTGTTTCTAGTGTGTTGAGATGAAACTTTCACCTGAGGTTTAGAGAAACTGAAGTTTTAGTTAGGAGAGAGGAGCTGGATGATTTTCTCTAAATGTTATTTTCAGCTTCAGATTCCAAGGAAATTCCTTTTGATATTTGTTCCTCTCCACATCTGCTTTGAAACATTTCACTACATCTCTCATTACTGTTAAAAGCATACATCCCTAAAGCACCCCAGCTGTTCACCCAAGACTGCCAGCAAGAAAACAGCTATGACTTTCAAATCATAAGATTAAAAGCTGTGCCCACTTTAATTCTATCTCAGGAAAAATTCTCACCACCCTGCCCAGCTCCCTAAGAGCCTCTGGACCAGGAGATTCGTAGGATGCCTCACATTCTGCAAACCAGTTAATTTATCCCCTGTCCCAGTTCTTTAAGTGCCAATTTACAAGTTGCATGAAAGAAATATGAATGCTGTCTTTTCTTGGgaaagcaataaataaaacatggagCATCTTTGGAATGGATAAAGGACTCCTTCTTTTAGTTCTTTTAGCCCATGACTAGAAAGTGGGATTCAGCTCCTCTAGTCCCAATACTAATAGTAAAACATATTAATTTGTACTAATCTGGCAGACATACCTAAACATAGAACACTTTAAAATCAGATTCGACTAATTCTATATCAAGTGTTTTGCTGAAAAATGCTCACTGCTTTTTTCAAGACACTATAACTCCAGAGATAAGCACAGGTGCAAACATGAAGTTTTGCAATACCCAGAGAATAAACTAGTACATACTGTAAAATATCCATTAAAATTCTGTGTgtctgagatggctggatggcatcactgactggacggacatgagtctgagtgaactctgggagtaggtgatggacagggagacctggcgtgctgtgattcatggggtcgcaacgagtcagacacgactgagcgactgaactgaactgaacagaggttAAATGCGCAAAGTGTCAGGTTGGCATGTAAAGAGAGGCTGGTTTTGGAGGTGCCAGGATGTACAGGTTCAGACCAGCTGGAAAAGAACCTTTGAAAGTGAGAAAGAAGCAGGGCTTCCTGCCACTGGTGGGCAAAGGCGTACGTACAGCATCAGGCTGGGAGGGGAGCATCAGTTAGTTGAGTAGAAGAATGAAGCTTTCCCATGCCCTAACCATAGGGCCTGGTGGGACCTGACTTTCAGGGAGGTTCAGCTCCTGCCTTGGTGACCAATGCCCACTCCCATGTATCTCCTTCTTTGCCCTTCCTCTCTCTCACTGTATGTTTTGATATTATAActcatgcctggcttccctgatgtctgGCAAACTCCTAGAGGCAAGAGGAGTGGTGGTTATTAATGTTTTGTGCCACCTTATCTCAACAACAACGGGATATGATTCTGACTTAAAGATGAGTTTTTAGCatgaggaaagggaagagggCTCTCAGGCACCACGTAACACCTGGCATATAGGAGATGCCCAATAAACACCTGTGGAATGAATCAGATGAATGAAGCCCTCTTGGCAAAGGTCTCAGGACGCCTAGGCTGTAAAGCACAGAAGGCCAAGGACCCCGGTCCAGGCTGACAGCCCCAAGAGGGTCGGGGCCACCCGGCACCTTACTTGTTGTACAGTACAATGTCTGGCTTCCAGATCTTCTGCGCAGGGACGCGCATGAACTCGGCCCCGTCGTAGTCGGACGGGTTCCACTTCAGCTTGTAGTCGTTCCAGATCTGGGGGGAGGAGGCGGAGAAGGACCAGCGTGGTTTTACTTCTCTTGACACCACCCATCTTGGTGACCTCCCACCTCTGCCACACATCGCAGAGCCATCTCCGTGAAGACCACACTGGCCCAGTTCCTCCTGTGGGTGCTAGTCACGGGGATAGCACTGGGCTGGTGCTGGCTGCCGGGAGCCACTGCCTCCATGGTTGGGGCAAGCCCAGCCCCCAACAATGAGTTAGGACCATTAGGGCTTTCTCCAGTCACTTCCAGTGCTAGGTCCAGGTCCATGCCTTATGCTCCTGCTGTTTACATTCCTGAAACGGCTCAGATATGCCATGAAGCCCTAATAACAGAGTGCTAATGACACAGAGAATCCCCTTTCTATCTCCAAGTTGAGCAGGGTTGGCCTCTGAAGGGTTCTGGGGAAGGAACCATAATCCCACCAGGACCCAAGAAGTATCTGGGTGCAGAGGCTGGGAGAGCTGAGTCCTGAGTGCCTAAGGAGAGAAAGGACCTTAGGCTGTGGTCAAGGGGCATCTGTGCCACAGAGCGCTCACAGAAGGCTGCTCAGCTGACCGGCCAGTTGGCTGGACTGGTGGAAGAATCAGCCTTAGGTCAGTGGGTTATCTGTCCATGTCTGCACAGAGCTCCCTGGGGAGGACATGTGGGAGCCGATTTCTTTGGTCTCAATCTGAACAAGAAAATCCAGAACCCCAGCTCCCACCCTCCCAACTACAACGGCATATGATTCTGACTTAAGCATGAGTTTTTagcaagagaaagggaaagaggtgtCTCAGGCAGCACCCTAGAGTCAGAGGTCAGGGCTCTAGGCCTGGGTCTGCGCCATTTTGTGTGAGCATGTGGGGCGGGGcagggtctctctctctttccaggcTTCAGTCTATTGTCTGTGACTTGAGGGGCTGGACCCTGCAGTCCTTCCAGGAGGGTGTAGGGCACTGCATGTGACCCCAAGCCCAGGAAGAGACAGACCAGCTAGTCAGTGGACCCCATCTAGGTCCACATCTAGGCCCTTTGTTCTCGTTCAGGGATAGCAAATAAAATAGTcaccaccagggggcagcagTGCTCAGGGTCTGGTCACTTACTTGCTTGAGCCACAGGTTAGTCTCCATGATCTGGTTTACTTCATCCTAGACAGAGAGATTAAAGTAGATGGTGAATTACAAAAACAAGGCTGGTTCTGGGAAAGGCTCTTCCAGAAGCTCCATCCCCCACGGCCACGGCTTGTGGCTCTGACACTCACCACCTTCACCAGCTGAGACATGGACACCTCAAACTGGATGATGACCGGGTCAGACACATTGGCCACTGGCCGGATGATCTCGTTGTAATCTTCAAACAGGCGCTCAAACAGGCGATGCTCTGCGTCGGACGTGCTGGCCACTGAGGGAAGTAGCCCCGTCAGATCCTGGGGTAGTCATCACTTTCCCCCTCCCCAGGAACATCACGTACCCACAGCCTCCCCTCCACCTGCTGGGGGTACTCTCTGGAACTCCAGACTTTCAGACCAGTCCCGCTCCTTCAAGTTTACAgacgagaaaactgaggcccaagacAGAAGGGATTCCATCAGATCACACACATTCGGTGAGAAGCACAGTGGTTACAAGCACAAGCTCTGAATTCGGATAGATCTGGTGCAAATCCTGACAGACTGCCTGGCAGTGATGTGAACTGAGGCAAGTGGCTTGACCTCTCAGTGCTGGCATGTGGTAAGAGCTCAAGAACCATCATCTCTGTTATTACAGGGCAGGGGCGATACAAGTGAAGTCTGCCAGGGCACAGCCACAATGGAGAGATGACCAGtccactcccaaggcaggggcaCCCCAGGGTCAGAGGGAGACTGCAGCCCAGGACTGGGactctcctccttcccacccagGACCTTGCAGGGGTTTGGCCACCAAACGTCTTAGAAGCCGGGTGCCTACATGGCTCCCATGATCTCAGAGTGTGACCCACGGTCCCTGCTAATGATGTCTTCACATCTTGATCAAAGACTCTTCTCTCTCTGAAACCCCTGGCGACCCCCTTTGTTTATAGGCCACACCCCAGGCATTCTGAGTCAGCTGTCTTTTGCTTCTCGCTTACAGTTCTGGGAGAAATCTGGGGATGGGGATGAGGGGAATCCTTGGTGAAGTTCAGCTCAACTTCTCCAGGGATTTTGACTGCCCTCCCCGCTCCGCCCCGCAGATAAAGACTGGGCCACAGTCAGGAGCTCCGTGTGGAGCGGACGGCGCTCTGTGTAGTGGGGGCCTCAGCCCCGGAAGGCAGGATCAGCGTTCTGAGTGCATGGTCACAACGTCGTCTCCCAACCGACATCCAGCCCAGCTGCAGGGACTGCCGTCAGCCCTGCCAAATCCCTCGCCCCCTCGTATCTACCACCCCTCGCAGGACACTCACAAAGTTTTCTGGCGTCGTCGGGTCTGGGCCGGTATTTCCCTAACAGGCTCCTCTAAGCAACCTGGCGGAAGGCGGGGAGGCGCCAGCAGCGCCTGAGAGGCGAGGACAAAGAGGAGAGGCTGGCGCCCCGAAACGACTCCCCTCCGCCCCCAGGTGGCCTTGGTCAAGCCTTTagccctcagcttccccatctattcgtAAAACGAGGAGGTGGGCGGGATGCGGAGAGTGGAACCCGCGGCCTGGGCGCGCCAGTGCGCCAAGCAGGACGACAGGCAGGGCTGGGACTCGAATCTGTAACCCCGGGCTGGGGAAGACAGGCCCCCGGTGCGGGCCCTCCCCGCGCCTCCGGGCCGCGCCCAGAAGACTCTCAAGAATGGGGGATTCGAGGGGGAAACACGCACGCACCCACCCACCTCGCCGCCGGGTCGGAGCCAGACCACACAGGGTGCAGGGCCCCGGCCACGACGCCCTTGTCCCCGCCTCTCCGCGCTGCGCTCGGGGCCGCAACCCCTACGGACCCTGGGTCCCGGCTCGGTCCTCCGGGTCTCCGTTGCCCCGCGCCCGTACCTGgcagcagaagcagaagcagcagcgGCGCAGCCGGGAGCGGCGAGAGCTTCGCGGAGCGAACACCGCGCGGGTGGGCGCCCATAGCGGGTCGGCCCGCGGGCCGGAGGCTCCGCGCGGACGGGGCGGGCGGCCGGCGGCGGGCGGGGCGCAGCGGGGCCGAACAATCCGGAGCCAGCGGGGCGGTGGCGGAGACAGACTCGCGCGGCCAGGCGCGCAGCGCAGCCGCCCCGCTCAGAGTCCGACCGGGGCCCGGCGCGCTGAGCCCCGACTGCCCCACCCACAACCTTAGcgccgccccgcccgcccccgcGCGGTTCCGGAGCCTCTAACCCGAGAGAGGTGCGCCCGCTCCTGGAAGGTGGGCCCCCGGGCGCCAGTGCGCTGTGCTGAGCGCTCTCTCCCCTCGCTCTGTGGTCGGTGCCGCCCACGGACAGACGGCTCCGCGCCGGGCCAATCGGAGCAGGTCTTGACCGACCGCGGGGAAGAATAGGGGCCGCATCTCTGTCCCTGGCTTCCTGGGTGAATGGGAGTCTTCCCCATCCCCGGGGTTGGGGACCATCGGGCTAGACGGACGATCGTCTGTCTGCCTGGAAGACTCTAACGTACCTTCAAGACGAGGGCTCAGAATTTTGAAACTATTAAGTAACTGTTCAATATTTTAGGAGTGATAATGGtaattg
It includes:
- the CHRNA3 gene encoding neuronal acetylcholine receptor subunit alpha-3 isoform X4, which translates into the protein MSQLVKVDEVNQIMETNLWLKQIWNDYKLKWNPSDYDGAEFMRVPAQKIWKPDIVLYNNAVGDFQVDDKTKALLKYTGEVTWIPPAIFKSSCKIDVTYFPFDYQNCTMKFGSWSYDKAKIDLVLIGSSMNLKDYWESGEWAIIKAPGYKHDIKYNCCEEIYPDITYSLYIRRLPLFYTINLIIPCLLISFLTVLVFYLPSDCGEKVTLCISVLLSLTVFLLVITETIPSTSLVIPLIGEYLLFTMIFVTLSIVITVFVLNVHYRTPTTHTMPAWVKTIFLNLLPRVMFMTRPASNEGNTQRPRPFYSAELSNLNCFSRIESKVCKEGYPCQDGLCGYCHHRRAKISNFSANLTRSSSSESVDAVLSLSALSPEIKEAIQSVKYIAENMKAQNEAKEIQDDWKYVAMVIDRIFLWVFILVCILGTAGLFLQPLMTRDDA
- the CHRNA3 gene encoding neuronal acetylcholine receptor subunit alpha-3 isoform X2 — protein: MGAHPRGVRSAKLSPLPAAPLLLLLLLPVASTSDAEHRLFERLFEDYNEIIRPVANVSDPVIIQFEVSMSQLVKVDEVNQIMETNLWLKQIWNDYKLKWNPSDYDGAEFMRVPAQKIWKPDIVLYNNAVGDFQVDDKTKALLKYTGEVTWIPPAIFKSSCKIDVTYFPFDYQNCTMKFGSWSYDKAKIDLVLIGSSMNLKDYWESGEWAIIKAPGYKHDIKYNCCEEIYPDITYSLYIRRLPLFYTINLIIPCLLISFLTVLVFYLPSDCGEKVTLCISVLLSLTVFLLVITETIPSTSLVIPLIGEYLLFTMIFVTLSIVITVFVLNVHYRTPTTHTMPAWVKTIFLNLLPRVMFMTRPASNEGNTQRPRPFYSAELSNLNCFSRIESKVCKEGYPCQDGLCGYCHHRRAKISNFSANLTRSSSSESVDAVLSLSALSPEIKEAIQSVKYIAENMKAQNEAKEIQDDWKYVAMVIDRIFLWVFILVCILGTAGLFLQPLMTRDDA